The Nitrospira tepida genome includes a window with the following:
- a CDS encoding glycosyltransferase family 4 protein — protein sequence MKIAQVAPLWESVPPTLYGGTERVVSFITEELVRLGHDVTLFASGDSVTAARLEAICPQALRLIEGVFNRDAPLISLMERAFGSASDFDVIHSHLDFIGFPLARRCPTPVVTTFHGRLDLPEMRPVFDEFAELPVVSISDAQRLPVPWLNWQATVHHGLPKDLYTFHPEPGQYLAFLGRIAPEKRPDHAIEIAKRVGMPLRIAAKVDPADREYFRTEIEPLLDHPLVEYIGEITDPEKDDFLGQAYALLAPYDWPEPFGLVLIEALACGTPVLAYRRGSVPEIIDDGVTGFISEYLSEMAEAVEQVALIDRTRCRQAFEQRFTIERMVRGYLNVYEQLAEARGARPLLNGRGTPHAIPAMATQTVMS from the coding sequence ATGAAAATCGCACAGGTTGCGCCACTCTGGGAAAGTGTTCCGCCGACCCTCTACGGAGGCACCGAGCGGGTGGTTTCGTTCATCACCGAGGAGTTGGTTCGTCTGGGTCACGATGTCACGTTGTTCGCCAGCGGCGACTCGGTCACCGCCGCCCGTTTGGAAGCGATTTGTCCCCAGGCGTTGCGACTGATTGAAGGGGTGTTCAATCGTGATGCGCCCTTGATCTCATTAATGGAACGCGCATTCGGATCGGCTTCCGACTTCGATGTCATCCATTCCCATCTGGACTTCATCGGGTTTCCCTTGGCCCGCCGCTGCCCCACGCCCGTGGTGACGACGTTCCATGGTCGGTTGGACCTCCCCGAAATGAGACCGGTCTTCGACGAGTTCGCGGAACTCCCGGTCGTGTCGATCTCGGACGCGCAACGCTTGCCCGTCCCCTGGCTAAACTGGCAAGCGACGGTGCACCACGGTTTGCCAAAAGACCTCTACACGTTTCACCCGGAGCCCGGACAATACCTGGCGTTCCTCGGCCGCATCGCGCCGGAAAAGAGACCGGATCATGCCATCGAAATCGCCAAACGGGTGGGTATGCCGCTCCGCATCGCCGCCAAGGTCGATCCGGCTGATCGGGAATATTTCCGGACCGAGATCGAGCCGCTGCTCGACCATCCGCTGGTGGAATACATCGGCGAAATCACGGATCCGGAGAAGGACGATTTTCTCGGCCAGGCCTATGCCTTGTTGGCGCCCTACGACTGGCCGGAACCCTTCGGACTGGTCTTGATCGAGGCGTTGGCCTGCGGCACGCCGGTGCTGGCCTATCGTCGAGGCTCCGTCCCGGAAATCATTGACGACGGCGTCACCGGCTTCATTTCCGAATACCTCAGCGAGATGGCGGAGGCCGTCGAACAGGTGGCGCTGATCGACCGGACCCGCTGCCGGCAGGCCTTCGAACAGCGTTTCACCATTGAACGGATGGTACGCGGGTATCTCAACGTGTACGAGCAATTGGCCGAGGCGCGCGGGGCGAGGCCTTTGCTGAACGGTCGCGGAACCCCGCACGCCATCCCCGCGATGGCCACCCAGACCGTCATGTCCTGA
- a CDS encoding tetratricopeptide repeat protein translates to MNRADRRREDKLQREGGRITQAALSRLLQEGRAHHQAGRLTEAATIYQTVLEQQPDHAEAAHLLGLVAYRSGRLDEACELIRLAIRSDNAQPTYYFNLGVVSQRKGAIAEAAEAYREAIARQPRHVDALVNLGNLLREQGQAAEAVELYRRALAANPAAVEAHNGLGVALKEQGLAREAIEEYREALRLKPGHVEAQNNLGLAWMESGRLDEAVAAFERAVHTEPANPKGHYHLGLAYLWKGEIEAAVASLKRSADIKHDHGRPVAGGTISRARLKHEAEQVGYLIKEGLLGPDSRDYLDRLRRIREKVDAAAPHSTWVSLQADETAAIAPSLNRILFPSRADRLEAGALNPHLDVAAIEADYHRQKPEIMYVDHLLTPEALAAMRRFCLEATIWKKEYENGYLGAFIGDGFATPLLFQIAEELRLRFPGIFKEHRLTQAWSFKHDSARRGLGMHADAAAVNVNFWITPDEANLDPETGGLVVWDKEAPRDWNFKAYNSEKNRGKILDFLEQGGAKMVRIPYRCNRAVIFNSDLFHETDDVRFQDTYLSRRINITLLYGFRAQS, encoded by the coding sequence ATGAACCGGGCGGACCGGCGGCGCGAAGACAAGCTCCAGCGCGAAGGGGGGCGAATCACGCAGGCCGCTCTGTCCCGGCTGCTCCAGGAAGGCCGCGCGCATCACCAAGCCGGTCGCTTGACGGAAGCGGCCACCATCTATCAGACCGTTCTGGAACAACAGCCGGATCATGCCGAAGCCGCTCATTTGCTCGGGCTCGTGGCCTACCGGTCGGGGCGTCTCGATGAGGCCTGTGAGTTGATCCGGCTGGCGATCCGATCGGACAACGCCCAACCGACCTACTACTTCAATCTCGGCGTCGTGAGTCAGCGAAAAGGGGCTATTGCGGAGGCCGCGGAAGCCTATCGCGAGGCGATTGCCCGGCAGCCTCGTCATGTCGATGCCCTCGTGAATCTCGGCAATCTGTTGCGGGAGCAGGGGCAAGCGGCGGAGGCGGTCGAGTTGTACCGCCGGGCCCTGGCGGCGAATCCGGCTGCGGTGGAAGCGCATAACGGTCTCGGCGTGGCGCTCAAGGAACAAGGGCTGGCGCGGGAGGCCATCGAGGAGTACCGGGAGGCGCTGCGTCTCAAGCCCGGGCATGTGGAGGCGCAGAATAATCTCGGGCTTGCTTGGATGGAAAGCGGCCGCCTGGACGAGGCGGTTGCGGCCTTCGAACGTGCCGTTCACACCGAGCCGGCGAACCCGAAAGGGCACTACCATCTGGGGTTGGCCTATCTGTGGAAAGGAGAGATCGAGGCGGCGGTGGCGAGCCTCAAACGTTCGGCGGACATCAAGCATGACCACGGCCGGCCGGTCGCCGGCGGGACCATCTCGCGCGCAAGGCTGAAACACGAAGCGGAGCAGGTCGGATACCTGATCAAAGAAGGGCTGTTGGGGCCCGATTCAAGGGACTATCTGGATCGGCTGAGGCGGATTCGCGAGAAGGTCGATGCGGCGGCGCCCCACTCAACCTGGGTGTCGCTTCAAGCGGACGAGACGGCCGCCATCGCGCCGTCGTTGAACCGCATCCTCTTTCCGAGCCGGGCGGATCGGCTGGAGGCCGGCGCGTTGAACCCGCATCTGGACGTGGCCGCGATTGAAGCGGACTATCATCGGCAGAAACCGGAGATCATGTACGTCGATCACCTCCTCACCCCGGAGGCGCTGGCGGCCATGCGGCGCTTCTGTCTGGAGGCCACGATCTGGAAGAAGGAATACGAGAACGGGTATCTCGGTGCGTTTATCGGCGACGGCTTTGCCACTCCCCTGCTCTTTCAGATTGCGGAAGAGTTGCGCCTCCGGTTCCCCGGCATCTTCAAGGAGCACCGGCTGACGCAGGCCTGGTCGTTCAAGCACGACAGCGCGAGGCGCGGTCTGGGCATGCATGCCGATGCCGCGGCCGTGAACGTCAATTTCTGGATCACGCCGGACGAGGCGAATCTCGATCCGGAGACCGGCGGGTTGGTGGTCTGGGACAAGGAAGCGCCGCGCGACTGGAACTTCAAGGCCTACAACAGCGAGAAGAACCGCGGAAAGATCCTGGACTTTCTCGAACAAGGCGGCGCCAAGATGGTCCGCATCCCCTACCGGTGCAATCGGGCGGTCATCTTCAATTCAGACCTCTTCCACGAAACCGACGACGTTCGGTTCCAAGACACCTATCTGAGCCGTCGGATCAACATTACCCTGCTCTACGGATTCCGCGCACAGAGCTGA
- the sthA gene encoding Si-specific NAD(P)(+) transhydrogenase, producing the protein MSRVATYDVLVIGSGPAGQKAAIMAAKSGKRVAVIEREQGLGGSCVYRGTIPSKTLREAALSLERVKRGAAVFDCKLREGVEVGMLMQRLDEVVSAHSRYMGDQLRRNGIVLLHGCSRFLSDHRLELTTVDGVTQELTAGLIVLATGSRPRHPAKIPVDHEHILDSDSILSMIYLPRSLTIVGAGVVGCEYASIFSLLGVPVTIIDAAPRPLQFVDAELTERFVASFEGYGGRYCGRQRIKNVRWDGLLSVVTTLENGEEIATEKMLVASGRQPNLEDLNVGAAGLEPNAKGYLPVNQYGQTAVPHIYAVGDMAGPPSLASSAMEQGRRAICHALGMAVGSVDHLIPMGIYTIPELSSVGLDESRARERYRNIVVGRADFSEVARGQIAGSDQGLLKMIAGPDGHQLLGVQIIGDHATELIHLGELALINGNPVETFVEGIFNFPTYAEAYRIAALDIVKQRGQRPVLAKAG; encoded by the coding sequence ATGAGCCGCGTCGCCACATACGACGTCCTGGTGATCGGGAGCGGACCCGCCGGCCAAAAGGCCGCGATCATGGCGGCCAAGTCGGGAAAGCGCGTGGCGGTCATCGAGCGGGAACAGGGATTGGGCGGAAGCTGCGTCTACCGCGGAACCATCCCGAGCAAGACGTTGCGGGAGGCCGCCTTGAGCCTGGAACGGGTCAAGCGGGGCGCCGCCGTGTTCGACTGCAAGCTGCGCGAGGGCGTGGAAGTCGGCATGCTCATGCAGCGGCTCGATGAGGTGGTGTCCGCCCACAGCCGCTACATGGGCGATCAATTGCGCCGCAACGGCATCGTCTTGCTGCATGGCTGCTCGCGGTTCCTGTCCGACCATCGGCTCGAATTGACGACCGTGGACGGCGTCACCCAGGAGCTGACGGCCGGCCTCATCGTATTGGCCACTGGCTCCCGGCCAAGGCATCCGGCCAAGATTCCCGTCGATCATGAACATATCCTGGACAGCGACTCCATCCTCTCGATGATCTATCTGCCGCGGTCGCTGACGATCGTGGGAGCGGGCGTGGTCGGATGCGAGTACGCCTCGATCTTTTCGCTCCTGGGCGTGCCGGTGACGATCATTGATGCGGCACCCCGTCCCTTGCAGTTCGTGGACGCCGAGCTCACGGAGCGGTTCGTCGCGAGCTTCGAGGGCTATGGCGGACGCTACTGCGGGCGGCAGCGGATCAAGAATGTCCGGTGGGACGGGCTGCTCTCCGTGGTGACCACCCTGGAGAACGGCGAGGAGATCGCCACCGAGAAGATGCTGGTCGCGTCGGGCCGGCAACCGAATCTCGAAGATCTCAATGTCGGCGCGGCGGGCCTCGAACCGAATGCCAAGGGCTACCTCCCGGTCAATCAATACGGCCAGACGGCCGTGCCGCATATCTATGCGGTGGGAGACATGGCCGGCCCCCCATCCCTGGCCTCCTCCGCCATGGAGCAAGGCCGCCGCGCAATCTGCCATGCGTTGGGGATGGCGGTGGGGTCCGTGGATCATTTGATTCCGATGGGCATTTATACCATCCCCGAGCTGTCCTCCGTGGGGTTGGACGAATCACGAGCCCGCGAACGGTATCGGAACATCGTCGTGGGGCGGGCGGATTTTTCGGAAGTGGCCAGGGGCCAGATCGCCGGCTCCGACCAAGGGTTGCTCAAAATGATTGCCGGCCCGGACGGGCATCAGTTATTGGGCGTCCAGATCATCGGGGACCACGCCACGGAGTTGATTCACCTCGGCGAGTTGGCCTTGATCAACGGCAATCCCGTCGAGACCTTCGTTGAAGGCATCTTCAACTTTCCCACCTACGCGGAAGCGTACCGTATCGCCGCGCTCGACATCGTCAAGCAGCGAGGGCAGCGGCCGGTGCTGGCCAAGGCCGGATAG
- a CDS encoding HDOD domain-containing protein: MSSPPTDGSTACEPIEQALLERIGNGKIELPLLPSVATEILSMVNNPDSDAAKLASLIHRDQALAAHVLRIANSPAYMPRMPIVSLQHAVSMLGLTLLSEIAFTVSLKAGTFAAPGHERRMQFLWKHSLASGVYAKEVAKLKRLNMESAYVCGLLHAVGKPVVLNTCVGLSAELKVALEPDLLDMLIDAHHVPLGMQLADKWQLPKQARESIAHYRQYDQAESFKQEVMMACVADRLATFLLDPAALDDVSLREHQAFADLNLYPKDLDALVAAKDQVAKVVDSLAL, from the coding sequence ATGAGCAGTCCCCCGACAGACGGATCCACCGCCTGCGAGCCGATCGAACAGGCGCTGCTCGAGCGCATCGGCAACGGGAAGATCGAACTGCCGCTGCTGCCGAGCGTGGCGACAGAGATCCTGTCGATGGTCAACAATCCCGATTCCGATGCAGCCAAGCTGGCGAGCCTGATCCATCGCGACCAAGCCCTGGCCGCGCACGTGTTGCGGATCGCCAATTCGCCGGCCTACATGCCGCGGATGCCCATTGTCTCGCTCCAGCATGCCGTGTCGATGCTGGGCTTGACCCTGCTGTCGGAAATCGCCTTCACCGTCTCGCTCAAGGCCGGAACCTTCGCGGCGCCGGGCCACGAACGCCGCATGCAATTCCTCTGGAAACACTCGCTGGCGAGCGGCGTCTATGCGAAGGAGGTGGCGAAGCTCAAGCGGCTGAACATGGAAAGCGCCTATGTGTGCGGCCTGCTGCATGCGGTCGGCAAGCCGGTCGTTCTGAACACCTGCGTCGGCCTGAGCGCGGAACTGAAGGTCGCGCTTGAGCCGGATCTGCTGGATATGTTGATCGACGCGCATCATGTGCCGCTGGGGATGCAGTTGGCCGACAAGTGGCAACTGCCCAAGCAGGCGCGGGAATCGATCGCGCACTACCGGCAATACGACCAGGCGGAATCGTTCAAACAGGAAGTCATGATGGCCTGCGTGGCGGACCGGCTGGCGACCTTCCTCCTCGATCCGGCCGCGCTGGACGACGTCTCGCTCAGGGAGCATCAGGCCTTTGCGGATCTGAACCTCTATCCGAAGGACCTCGATGCCCTGGTCGCCGCGAAGGACCAGGTGGCGAAGGTCGTGGACAGTCTGGCGCTATGA
- a CDS encoding CoB--CoM heterodisulfide reductase iron-sulfur subunit B family protein, with the protein MAAEPRTRLTYALYPGCAAKGATPELYQSTMAILPRLDLKVVELAAASCCGAGVLAEEDPDAALALNARTFAQAEQLGLDIMTICGTCQGVMSAANRRLKTEPGLLDRINGILGPEGITYRGTVQVKHLLWILVKDVGLQRLRQEVRVPLQQLHIAPFYGCYILRPSWHLGFDDPENPTSLERVIRAVSAEPVVYAGRTKCCGFPIILEKEAIAVTMAGQNMKEAKESGADAMVTPCPLCHMSLDIYQERAGLAVSTTLNLPILHLPQLLGLAMGLPAKDLGLARHLISVESLVRKIERPQAAALPEGAGS; encoded by the coding sequence ATGGCGGCTGAACCGCGGACCAGACTGACCTACGCCCTCTATCCCGGGTGCGCCGCCAAGGGCGCGACTCCGGAACTGTATCAATCCACGATGGCGATCCTGCCGAGGCTGGATCTCAAGGTGGTTGAGTTGGCCGCCGCTTCCTGTTGCGGCGCTGGGGTGCTGGCCGAGGAGGACCCGGATGCGGCCCTGGCGCTCAACGCGCGCACCTTTGCCCAGGCCGAGCAGCTTGGTCTCGACATCATGACCATTTGCGGCACCTGCCAAGGTGTCATGAGCGCCGCCAATCGCCGGCTCAAGACCGAGCCGGGGCTGCTCGACCGCATCAACGGGATTCTCGGACCGGAGGGAATCACCTACCGCGGCACGGTGCAGGTCAAACATCTGCTCTGGATTCTCGTCAAGGACGTGGGGCTTCAGCGCCTGCGCCAGGAAGTGCGCGTCCCTCTCCAGCAACTGCACATCGCGCCGTTCTACGGCTGCTACATCCTGCGCCCCTCCTGGCATCTGGGCTTCGACGACCCTGAGAACCCCACCTCGCTGGAACGGGTCATCCGCGCGGTCAGCGCCGAACCAGTCGTGTATGCCGGCCGGACCAAATGCTGCGGCTTTCCCATCATCCTGGAAAAGGAGGCCATCGCCGTGACGATGGCGGGACAGAATATGAAGGAGGCGAAGGAGTCGGGAGCCGATGCGATGGTCACCCCCTGTCCGCTCTGCCACATGAGCCTGGATATCTATCAGGAGCGAGCCGGCCTGGCCGTAAGCACCACCTTGAATCTGCCGATTCTCCACCTGCCCCAGTTGCTCGGGCTGGCGATGGGACTCCCGGCCAAGGACCTGGGGCTGGCCCGCCATCTCATCTCGGTGGAATCGCTGGTGCGTAAAATCGAGCGGCCCCAGGCGGCCGCTCTTCCCGAAGGAGCCGGTTCATGA
- a CDS encoding cupin domain-containing protein → MKTIKLSDYQIFSSDKMKKNNIFQTPRFFCDVYCFEPGQEQKGHVHGEQDKVYLVLEGQGTFQVGNDRQVLGPGEGTMAPAGEPHGVLNHTDQRLKVLVFVAPNPS, encoded by the coding sequence ATGAAGACGATTAAGTTGTCGGATTATCAAATATTTAGCTCAGATAAGATGAAAAAGAACAATATCTTTCAGACGCCGCGGTTCTTTTGCGATGTGTACTGTTTCGAGCCGGGCCAGGAACAGAAGGGCCATGTGCACGGCGAGCAGGACAAGGTCTATCTGGTCTTGGAAGGGCAGGGGACGTTTCAGGTCGGGAATGACCGGCAGGTGCTGGGTCCAGGGGAGGGAACCATGGCTCCAGCCGGAGAACCGCATGGAGTCCTGAACCATACCGACCAACGGCTGAAAGTGCTCGTGTTCGTCGCGCCGAATCCGTCATGA
- a CDS encoding Tll0287-like domain-containing protein: MNPARVSAAQVRRSALVILCCHAVAAWFLLTPSGLVWGASETEARRTAQLLALLLDSGRVVIDRNQSLIDDPHRGAKGFTAEVFEQQLKTEFKVRSGVDLNDVSTAHLPHGALGLLLALVQASKDVVNDAQFVINQRGIGYKNFIPATFGSQAARRFSANSPVRLKQTALSPRNPKNEPDPYEEAVLRQFAAAPGSREPSSELADGGRTLRLLVPIYYETECMGCHGEPRGVEDISGYPREGRQVGELAGAISVTIPLDAEDR, encoded by the coding sequence ATGAATCCCGCCCGGGTCTCCGCCGCACAAGTCCGGCGTTCCGCCCTCGTCATCCTCTGTTGTCACGCCGTGGCGGCCTGGTTCCTGCTGACGCCGTCCGGTCTCGTCTGGGGCGCCTCCGAAACCGAAGCCCGCAGGACGGCGCAACTGCTGGCCTTGCTTCTTGATTCGGGCCGGGTGGTCATCGACCGCAATCAATCGCTGATCGACGATCCGCACAGGGGGGCGAAGGGGTTCACGGCCGAGGTCTTCGAGCAACAGCTCAAGACCGAGTTCAAGGTTCGTAGTGGGGTCGATTTGAACGACGTCTCGACGGCACACCTTCCTCACGGCGCCCTGGGGCTCCTCTTGGCGCTCGTGCAGGCCAGCAAGGACGTCGTCAACGACGCGCAGTTCGTCATCAACCAGCGGGGCATCGGATACAAAAATTTCATTCCGGCGACCTTCGGCAGCCAGGCGGCCAGGCGCTTTTCCGCCAATTCGCCGGTCCGTCTCAAGCAGACGGCCCTTTCGCCCCGCAATCCCAAGAACGAGCCCGATCCCTATGAAGAGGCGGTTCTTCGGCAATTTGCCGCTGCGCCCGGGAGCCGTGAGCCATCGAGCGAGCTGGCGGATGGAGGCCGCACCCTGCGACTGCTCGTGCCGATTTACTACGAGACCGAATGCATGGGCTGCCATGGCGAACCGAGAGGCGTCGAGGATATTTCCGGCTACCCGAGGGAAGGTCGGCAGGTCGGTGAATTGGCCGGAGCGATCAGCGTCACGATTCCGCTGGACGCGGAAGATCGCTAA
- a CDS encoding substrate-binding periplasmic protein: MRSTGSPMIARIVLTASLLALTGCGLVYDAVQWIYPIAKDDLQRVCARKRLRVGISVEPFRPFVFPAVFTDEGLRITGMDVDLVRELASALERRCGREDPVIPTLHLVRVRDQFVELNENKLDLIVSAVTANVPLEQAAGIAYSIPYYDDGAIGGMARSRELAQSIRTRFGAPAQNGEGGTPASRAFEGLRVAVPELRSPYVYAKEYLERSELILCDSLPAAFESQNPPVDVILGKLPVLRYIVTRVRKDWHLIEWADGVPLRLMREQYAVAMAEENYRLRLFVNDTLFRLRESGRLEELRRKWHDDFYAYPRRAATEGLPFSVEDLPQHYDQGTCRWMTSR; this comes from the coding sequence ATGCGATCGACCGGCTCTCCGATGATCGCCCGGATCGTCCTGACGGCAAGCCTTCTGGCCTTGACCGGATGCGGCCTGGTCTATGATGCCGTGCAATGGATCTATCCGATCGCCAAGGACGACCTGCAACGGGTCTGTGCCCGCAAACGCCTGCGGGTTGGCATCTCGGTCGAGCCCTTTCGCCCCTTCGTGTTTCCCGCGGTGTTCACCGACGAGGGCCTGCGCATCACGGGCATGGACGTGGACCTGGTGCGGGAACTCGCCTCGGCCCTGGAGCGCCGGTGCGGCCGGGAAGACCCGGTGATTCCGACCCTGCATCTGGTCCGCGTGCGCGATCAATTCGTGGAACTGAACGAGAATAAACTGGATCTCATCGTCTCCGCGGTGACCGCCAATGTCCCGTTGGAGCAGGCCGCCGGCATCGCCTACTCCATCCCCTACTATGACGACGGCGCGATCGGGGGCATGGCCAGAAGCCGGGAGCTTGCCCAGTCGATTCGCACGAGATTCGGAGCACCGGCGCAAAACGGCGAGGGCGGAACGCCGGCGAGCCGTGCATTCGAGGGACTGCGCGTGGCGGTCCCCGAATTGAGAAGCCCCTATGTGTACGCGAAGGAGTATCTGGAGAGGAGCGAGCTGATTTTATGTGATTCGCTGCCCGCGGCCTTCGAATCGCAGAATCCTCCGGTTGACGTGATCCTTGGAAAGTTGCCGGTCCTGCGCTACATCGTGACGCGGGTCAGGAAAGATTGGCATCTAATCGAATGGGCTGACGGAGTCCCCTTAAGATTGATGCGCGAGCAATATGCCGTGGCCATGGCGGAGGAGAATTACCGGTTGCGACTGTTTGTCAACGACACGCTGTTCCGCCTGAGGGAATCAGGACGGTTGGAGGAACTGCGCCGGAAGTGGCATGATGACTTCTATGCCTATCCCCGGCGGGCCGCGACGGAGGGTCTTCCCTTTTCGGTCGAGGACCTTCCGCAACATTACGACCAGGGCACCTGTCGATGGATGACCTCACGATGA
- a CDS encoding heavy-metal-associated domain-containing protein, with amino-acid sequence MMKTCLALLAVCLLASVWSKSGYAASPLERVTLMVAGDECDSLSRDIETALKAHPGVRFFDGRSLPGHLLIDVDPEQVTADDLARRVAELETTVQRACRASLMQSCITAGIAPVAVQ; translated from the coding sequence ATGATGAAGACGTGCCTGGCTCTCTTGGCCGTTTGCCTTCTGGCCTCGGTTTGGAGCAAGAGCGGCTATGCTGCGTCCCCGCTTGAGCGGGTGACCTTGATGGTGGCCGGCGACGAGTGCGACTCGCTCAGCCGGGACATTGAGACCGCGCTCAAGGCACATCCGGGAGTCCGGTTCTTCGATGGGCGGAGCCTACCCGGACATCTGCTGATCGACGTCGATCCCGAGCAGGTGACAGCAGACGATTTGGCGCGTCGCGTGGCCGAGCTGGAGACGACGGTGCAGAGAGCCTGCCGGGCCAGCTTGATGCAATCCTGCATCACCGCCGGCATCGCTCCTGTCGCTGTTCAATAG
- a CDS encoding multicopper oxidase domain-containing protein: protein MKRDRGLRKHDGSRFLLAGIAALLMGTGSVLPASAKTHEVKMTAVETDVIIDGSGEKYAAWTFDGQVPGPVVRVTEGDTIKFTLTNPATNKSPHAMDFHAAEIDFLKNYRAINAGESISFTFEARKPGIFFYHCGAPPMIQHVARGMFGAIIVDPKDAKVWPKADREYVLVQSEYYKNPNDVQAMFDRKYDGVMFNGGIFKYHPFVTNGGKLDAKPGERVRIYFVNAGPNEFSALHPIGEIWDHVYESGNPANKLTGVQTYVVGPGSAATFDVVVESAGAYPVVTHSLTGALRGAIAVLVASPDAKPMPLMPMVPWKLATPPTEITPVPVP, encoded by the coding sequence ATGAAGAGAGACAGAGGTCTCCGTAAGCACGATGGCTCACGGTTCTTGCTAGCGGGAATCGCGGCCTTGCTGATGGGGACCGGGTCGGTGCTCCCGGCATCGGCCAAAACCCATGAGGTCAAGATGACGGCGGTGGAAACCGACGTGATCATCGACGGCAGCGGCGAAAAGTATGCCGCCTGGACGTTCGACGGGCAGGTTCCGGGCCCGGTTGTCCGCGTGACCGAGGGCGATACGATCAAGTTTACCTTGACGAATCCCGCCACCAACAAGAGTCCCCATGCGATGGATTTCCACGCGGCGGAGATCGACTTCCTCAAGAATTACCGGGCGATCAACGCGGGAGAATCGATCAGCTTCACCTTTGAGGCGCGGAAGCCGGGGATTTTTTTCTATCACTGCGGGGCGCCGCCCATGATTCAGCATGTGGCGCGCGGCATGTTCGGCGCAATCATCGTCGATCCGAAGGACGCCAAGGTATGGCCAAAGGCCGACCGGGAGTATGTGCTCGTGCAGTCCGAGTATTACAAGAATCCCAACGACGTCCAAGCGATGTTCGATCGGAAGTATGACGGGGTGATGTTCAACGGCGGCATCTTCAAGTACCATCCGTTCGTCACCAACGGGGGGAAGCTGGATGCCAAGCCCGGCGAGCGCGTGCGGATCTATTTCGTCAACGCGGGGCCGAACGAGTTCTCCGCCTTGCACCCGATCGGCGAAATCTGGGATCACGTCTACGAGAGCGGAAACCCGGCCAACAAGCTGACGGGCGTCCAGACCTATGTCGTGGGTCCCGGCAGCGCAGCCACGTTCGATGTGGTCGTGGAATCGGCCGGCGCCTACCCGGTGGTCACCCATTCGCTCACGGGAGCCTTGCGGGGGGCCATTGCGGTGCTGGTGGCGTCTCCTGATGCCAAGCCGATGCCGCTGATGCCGATGGTGCCCTGGAAGTTGGCCACGCCTCCAACGGAGATCACGCCTGTTCCGGTGCCGTAA
- a CDS encoding Crp/Fnr family transcriptional regulator, translating into MNPPPSRRELPLIDLLQEQDRREIWKQVKEEHYRKGEYIFREGDRAEYFHILKEGTVKCVRATSAGKECTLKVLMPGDLFCCEAAVFDGGQHPGTAAPMGDVSILRLNKEQYFNILKKNPEAALEVIKYLGKRLTEVQERAKILALDRSDQRLASLLVGLAERIGVSEPQGIRLDVRLTRQDLADMVGITPETTIRIMSRFKQAKLVSGTAKQLMILDLPALRSFASDPSSVLP; encoded by the coding sequence GTGAACCCTCCCCCTTCCCGGCGAGAGTTGCCGCTCATCGACCTGCTGCAAGAGCAGGATCGCCGCGAGATTTGGAAACAAGTCAAAGAAGAGCACTACCGAAAGGGCGAGTACATCTTTCGGGAGGGTGACCGCGCCGAGTACTTCCATATCCTGAAGGAAGGGACGGTCAAGTGCGTCAGAGCAACCTCCGCCGGCAAGGAATGTACACTCAAGGTGTTGATGCCGGGCGATTTGTTCTGCTGCGAAGCGGCGGTGTTCGACGGAGGGCAGCATCCTGGGACGGCGGCACCCATGGGAGATGTCAGCATTCTCCGGCTAAATAAGGAACAGTATTTCAATATCTTGAAGAAGAATCCCGAGGCGGCGCTTGAAGTCATCAAATATCTCGGCAAGCGGCTGACGGAAGTCCAGGAACGCGCCAAGATCCTTGCGCTGGACCGTTCCGATCAGCGGCTGGCCTCGCTGCTGGTCGGTCTGGCCGAACGCATCGGCGTGAGCGAGCCGCAAGGCATCCGACTCGATGTCCGGTTGACCAGACAGGACCTGGCCGACATGGTGGGGATCACGCCGGAGACGACGATCCGCATCATGAGCCGCTTTAAGCAGGCCAAGCTGGTCTCGGGAACCGCCAAACAATTGATGATTCTCGATCTTCCCGCGCTCCGCTCGTTTGCCTCCGATCCCTCCAGCGTCCTTCCGTAG